Proteins from a genomic interval of Lacticaseibacillus pabuli:
- a CDS encoding TetR/AcrR family transcriptional regulator yields MERARIRDYFQQDLSQNETITPKQRAILQASLDLFAEKGFDQTSTSDIAQRAGVAEGTVYRRYKTKAALRDAILAPIAAHIVPILASDFSEDELRQRYPSLQAFVTAIFTDRVAFAKANVKELKVIFEMAAFDAEQREQILSQIAPKMVKQMGSVINQLKADHLIVDWPNDLILQSLLSQLFGYLARLMLELPGTEIEREQAYLITVMTKILTPGEHDQITGQ; encoded by the coding sequence ATGGAACGAGCACGGATACGGGATTATTTTCAACAGGATCTAAGTCAGAATGAAACGATTACACCTAAGCAACGGGCCATCCTCCAGGCAAGTCTCGATTTGTTTGCTGAAAAGGGTTTTGACCAGACCAGTACTAGTGATATTGCACAACGGGCCGGCGTTGCGGAGGGGACGGTCTATCGGCGGTATAAGACTAAGGCTGCCTTACGGGATGCCATCTTAGCACCAATTGCCGCGCACATTGTGCCAATTTTAGCGAGTGATTTTTCAGAGGATGAATTACGGCAGCGTTATCCCAGTCTACAGGCATTCGTCACAGCAATTTTTACGGACCGAGTTGCATTTGCTAAAGCTAACGTGAAAGAGTTAAAGGTCATTTTTGAAATGGCAGCTTTTGACGCCGAACAACGCGAACAGATTCTTAGCCAGATTGCGCCTAAGATGGTCAAGCAGATGGGAAGTGTCATAAATCAACTAAAAGCAGATCATTTGATTGTGGATTGGCCGAATGATTTGATACTGCAAAGTTTGTTATCGCAGCTATTCGGTTACCTAGCGCGGTTAATGCTGGAATTGCCGGGAACTGAGATTGAGCGCGAACAAGCGTATTTGATTACGGTGATGACCAAAATATTGACCCCGGGTGAACATGATCAAATTACTGGTCAGTGA
- a CDS encoding ABC transporter permease: MRTMAIVRRVFKQMLRDKRTLALMFLAPLLIMTLMYFLFQNNTTQVASLGVHHVDQSVVNVIDTKNVTIHHYDSSQARKMIKQHDLDGYLTQKNGQLTITYSNSNPTNTSLIKASLQSGLVKLKMKTLVTVTKKQRAALESQQAALKKLTAAQTQATVTKLKTAIAQAQARGDQATAEKLQKQLKQATATTSSSTQSAKATSYTTKSHYIYGSSDSTFFENFLPAFLGFFVFFFVFLISGVSLLNERTTGTLSRLLATPIRRSEIIMGYLIGYGGFAIIQTVLTVVFTITVFKIHLVGSIWLVFLTNLLLALVALTLGIFISTFANSEFQMIQFIPLIVVPQIFFAGLVPVDGMASWLQAIAHIMPLYYGANALTAVVTKGAGLGDIGVNLLILVGFMVVLTMLNIVGMKRYRKV, encoded by the coding sequence ATGCGAACGATGGCAATCGTTAGACGAGTTTTTAAGCAAATGTTACGTGATAAGCGTACCTTGGCGCTGATGTTTTTGGCACCATTGCTGATTATGACGCTGATGTATTTCTTATTTCAAAACAACACGACGCAAGTAGCAAGCTTGGGTGTTCATCATGTAGACCAATCCGTGGTTAACGTGATCGATACCAAAAACGTGACGATTCATCATTATGATAGTTCACAGGCACGGAAAATGATTAAGCAGCATGATCTAGATGGCTATTTGACTCAGAAAAATGGTCAATTGACGATTACTTATTCAAATAGCAATCCAACCAACACGTCTTTAATTAAGGCGAGTTTACAGTCAGGATTAGTCAAGTTGAAAATGAAGACGCTGGTGACCGTTACTAAGAAACAGCGTGCGGCCCTTGAATCGCAACAAGCCGCTTTGAAGAAGCTGACAGCAGCCCAGACACAAGCAACGGTGACCAAGCTGAAGACTGCCATTGCACAAGCCCAGGCCCGCGGTGACCAGGCAACTGCTGAGAAATTACAAAAGCAACTCAAGCAGGCCACAGCCACGACGTCTAGTTCGACTCAGTCAGCTAAAGCAACCAGTTATACGACTAAGTCTCATTATATTTATGGTAGTAGTGATTCAACGTTCTTTGAAAACTTTTTGCCAGCCTTTCTCGGTTTCTTTGTCTTCTTCTTTGTGTTCTTGATTTCTGGCGTTTCACTTTTGAATGAACGCACTACTGGAACCCTAAGCCGGCTACTTGCAACCCCAATTCGACGGAGTGAAATTATTATGGGCTATCTAATTGGTTATGGGGGCTTTGCCATCATTCAGACTGTCCTGACCGTTGTTTTTACAATTACGGTCTTCAAGATTCACTTAGTTGGTAGTATTTGGCTGGTCTTTCTGACTAACTTATTATTAGCGTTAGTGGCTTTGACCTTGGGTATCTTTATTTCCACCTTTGCTAACTCAGAATTTCAAATGATTCAGTTTATTCCACTGATTGTTGTACCACAAATCTTTTTTGCTGGGTTGGTTCCAGTCGATGGCATGGCCAGTTGGTTGCAAGCAATTGCCCACATCATGCCGTTATACTATGGTGCTAATGCGTTGACGGCTGTTGTGACAAAGGGTGCTGGGCTTGGCGATATTGGTGTCAATTTGTTAATATTAGTAGGGTTTATGGTCGTACTAACAATGTTGAATATTGTTGGAATGAAACGTTATCGGAAGGTGTGA
- a CDS encoding ABC transporter ATP-binding protein: MATDYVIAKQVSKHFGHQQVLNQIDLTLPAGMIYGLIGPSGAGKTTLIKSILGMEAVDSGTVKVMDTVMPNRAVMAQVGYMAQSDALYETLTARENLTLFGQLMSVPKIKLAQMIDYAAGLVDLTSQLDKRVSGYSGGMKRRLSLAIALIQDPQLLILDEPTVGIDPELRQQIWTELNKLKDTGKAMLVTTHVMDEAERCDYLMLIRHGIALAEGTPAALKQQYAVDTIEQVFLKAGRMQDANDGNR, from the coding sequence ATGGCAACGGATTATGTCATCGCCAAGCAGGTCAGCAAGCACTTTGGTCATCAGCAAGTGCTCAATCAGATTGATTTGACACTGCCGGCTGGAATGATTTATGGCTTGATTGGGCCATCAGGAGCTGGGAAGACCACCTTGATCAAGAGTATTTTAGGGATGGAAGCTGTGGATAGTGGCACTGTTAAAGTCATGGATACGGTGATGCCCAATAGGGCGGTAATGGCACAAGTAGGGTATATGGCCCAAAGTGACGCTTTGTATGAGACACTAACGGCCCGTGAAAACCTGACCTTGTTTGGGCAATTGATGAGCGTTCCAAAAATAAAGTTAGCACAGATGATTGATTATGCAGCCGGATTAGTTGATTTAACGTCCCAATTAGACAAGCGGGTCAGTGGCTATTCGGGTGGGATGAAACGGCGCTTGTCGTTGGCAATTGCCCTGATTCAGGATCCCCAATTATTGATTTTAGATGAACCGACCGTTGGGATTGATCCAGAATTACGGCAACAAATTTGGACCGAACTAAATAAGCTCAAGGATACCGGTAAGGCGATGCTCGTGACAACGCATGTCATGGACGAAGCAGAACGGTGTGATTATCTCATGTTGATTCGGCACGGGATTGCGCTTGCTGAGGGGACACCCGCGGCACTGAAACAACAGTATGCAGTAGATACGATCGAACAGGTCTTTTTGAAAGCGGGGCGGATGCAAGATGCGAACGATGGCAATCGTTAG
- a CDS encoding IS1380 family transposase, whose amino-acid sequence MKTITKARLHTISTLTSLSLQCNTNVTVTADGGQLSNDAGLVLFQEFLHRINFRKLANQCLKLPDQRRFWKASMIDIFLEKLLLDVAGYLHDSSANDWQRDPVLAATLGSSRLVSQPSLSRFFKRLEDADLDDFRKLIWQVAALAFRLSGQSRFVLDIDSTHCDTFGNQERSAFNAHYMAYGYHPQVVFDQESGLLLDALMRPGNEYTGKEADKFVETTFSRLSALPQSTSVIIRGDSGFAAPKFYEMCDTHGVDFLVRLKANSKLGKLAETALVDCPPKYEESKCVYHEFKYQAASWGKARRVIVCSTHTADELVPWNHAFVVTSLASEAPETLFKTYRQRGNAENQIKELKCGFGFDKTDSSTFARNTARALITGIAYNLVQLFKQLFVSEDRRSTISSLRFSLFHIAGRITWHARRVVIHLASNYVYKNWFSRLMDEVHQLAT is encoded by the coding sequence ATGAAAACCATCACGAAAGCGAGGCTTCACACCATCTCAACTTTAACCAGCTTATCCCTGCAATGCAATACCAATGTGACTGTGACCGCCGACGGCGGTCAACTTTCAAATGACGCCGGGCTCGTTTTGTTCCAAGAGTTTCTTCATCGTATCAACTTTAGGAAACTTGCCAATCAGTGCCTCAAGTTACCAGACCAACGACGATTCTGGAAGGCCTCGATGATCGACATCTTCTTGGAAAAATTGTTGCTCGACGTTGCCGGGTATTTACATGACAGTAGTGCCAATGACTGGCAACGTGATCCCGTACTGGCGGCCACCTTGGGTAGCTCTCGGCTAGTCTCACAGCCCTCACTTTCACGGTTTTTCAAGCGCCTTGAAGACGCCGACCTAGATGACTTTCGGAAGCTTATCTGGCAAGTAGCCGCCTTGGCTTTCCGTCTTAGTGGTCAATCCCGCTTCGTGCTGGATATAGACTCAACGCATTGTGATACTTTCGGTAATCAAGAACGGTCCGCCTTCAACGCTCACTATATGGCCTATGGATATCACCCTCAGGTTGTATTTGATCAAGAGTCCGGGTTGCTCTTAGACGCCTTGATGCGCCCTGGCAATGAGTACACCGGCAAGGAAGCCGATAAGTTCGTCGAGACAACTTTTTCGCGCCTATCGGCGCTCCCTCAAAGCACCAGCGTCATCATTCGAGGCGATTCGGGGTTTGCTGCGCCAAAATTTTACGAGATGTGCGACACACATGGCGTCGACTTTTTGGTTCGACTCAAGGCAAATTCAAAGCTTGGGAAGCTGGCAGAAACGGCCTTAGTGGATTGTCCTCCAAAATATGAAGAGAGCAAATGCGTCTACCACGAATTCAAGTATCAGGCCGCGTCATGGGGTAAAGCTCGCCGTGTTATCGTATGTTCTACTCATACGGCAGATGAGCTAGTTCCCTGGAACCACGCATTCGTAGTGACCAGCCTGGCCTCCGAGGCTCCAGAGACTTTGTTCAAGACCTATAGACAGCGGGGCAATGCTGAGAACCAAATTAAGGAGCTGAAATGCGGGTTTGGCTTTGACAAAACAGACAGCTCAACTTTTGCACGGAACACTGCACGAGCCTTGATCACCGGTATTGCCTATAACCTGGTTCAGCTCTTTAAACAGCTCTTTGTCTCGGAAGACCGTCGTTCAACCATCTCCTCGCTACGGTTCAGTCTCTTTCACATCGCCGGTAGGATTACTTGGCACGCCCGTCGTGTGGTGATTCATCTTGCTTCTAACTATGTTTACAAGAACTGGTTTAGTCGGCTCATGGACGAAGTCCATCAGTTGGCGACCTGA
- a CDS encoding ABC transporter ATP-binding protein — MNSLISLEKVNYQIADQHILHDVDWQIPAGAHITLTGPSGGGKSTLLRIIAAMISKTSGTLIFDGKPIENYDPIMYRRQVSYCFQQPTLFGETVADNLAFPYQIRKQVMDTQRVVTALNNVGLSERTLHQPITELSGGERQRVAMIRNILFLPKVLLLDEVTAGLDENNKQIVHAWLRQLNEQDHVTTIMITHDATEIDAADQLAKVVAGRLEVHA; from the coding sequence ATGAATTCATTAATTAGTTTAGAAAAAGTTAATTATCAAATCGCTGATCAACATATTTTACATGATGTTGATTGGCAGATTCCAGCTGGGGCTCATATTACATTGACGGGACCATCCGGTGGTGGGAAAAGTACGTTATTACGGATCATTGCGGCCATGATTTCTAAAACAAGTGGGACCTTGATTTTTGATGGGAAGCCGATTGAAAACTATGACCCAATCATGTATCGGCGGCAAGTCTCATATTGTTTCCAACAACCGACGTTATTTGGTGAGACGGTGGCAGATAACTTAGCTTTCCCGTACCAAATTCGTAAGCAAGTCATGGATACGCAACGAGTGGTAACGGCGTTAAATAATGTTGGGCTATCCGAACGAACCCTGCATCAGCCGATTACCGAGCTTTCCGGTGGTGAACGTCAGCGGGTCGCGATGATTCGCAACATCTTATTCTTACCAAAAGTGTTGTTATTAGATGAGGTGACAGCTGGTTTGGATGAAAATAATAAGCAAATCGTGCACGCCTGGTTACGACAGTTAAATGAGCAGGATCACGTGACAACGATCATGATTACTCATGACGCGACAGAGATTGATGCGGCAGATCAATTAGCAAAAGTGGTTGCTGGCAGATTGGAGGTACACGCATGA
- a CDS encoding IS3 family transposase: MPTRFDKEFKQNIINLYKQGESAAQLAREYGIGYSTVHKWIQGQAKTQSGKSPDEIKAMEKRLASLSEENEILKKALGFLAQK, from the coding sequence ATGCCAACTCGTTTCGACAAAGAATTCAAACAAAACATTATCAACCTATATAAGCAAGGCGAATCAGCTGCCCAACTGGCCAGAGAATATGGCATTGGCTATTCAACAGTTCATAAGTGGATCCAGGGCCAGGCCAAAACTCAATCCGGTAAATCGCCAGACGAAATCAAAGCGATGGAAAAGCGACTGGCTTCGCTGTCTGAGGAGAACGAAATCCTAAAAAAAGCCCTAGGCTTCCTTGCGCAGAAGTAA
- a CDS encoding IS3 family transposase: MHQESHHHQVTKMCRILGVSRAQYYRYRSPKPSKRRAEDADLKQRILRIFAEFKQRYGVMKIHHELNLELQPLQLRCSPRRISRIMKELDIHSVTVNKWKAASASKTKVEQRPNLLKQDFSTTGLNQKWTADMTYIQTKRNGWCYLSTIMDLHSRRIIGYSFSKKMDTDLVLKTLESAVKNRTITGDLIIHTDLGSQYTSDDYNQRLTELHIHHSYSRKGCPYDNAPMESFHASLKKECVYPVPVFEDYETAAAVLFEYVHAFYNRKRIHSSLGYQTPLQVEIATLTSQMAA, translated from the coding sequence ATTCACCAAGAAAGCCATCACCACCAGGTAACCAAGATGTGCCGAATCCTCGGTGTTTCCAGAGCTCAGTATTATCGTTATCGATCCCCCAAACCTTCAAAACGCCGGGCCGAAGATGCGGACTTGAAACAACGGATTCTGCGGATCTTTGCGGAATTTAAGCAGCGATACGGTGTTATGAAGATCCACCATGAATTGAATCTGGAACTTCAACCACTGCAGCTTCGGTGCAGTCCACGACGGATCTCCCGGATCATGAAGGAACTGGATATCCACTCCGTTACCGTCAATAAGTGGAAAGCGGCTTCGGCTTCCAAAACCAAGGTTGAACAGCGTCCCAACTTGCTTAAGCAGGATTTCTCGACCACTGGTTTAAATCAAAAATGGACCGCTGATATGACCTATATTCAAACGAAGCGTAATGGCTGGTGTTACTTATCAACCATCATGGACCTGCACTCACGACGGATTATCGGCTATTCGTTTTCAAAAAAGATGGATACTGATTTAGTCTTGAAGACCCTTGAAAGCGCGGTTAAAAATCGAACCATTACTGGGGACCTGATTATTCATACGGATTTAGGATCACAGTATACCAGCGATGATTACAATCAACGTTTAACTGAATTACATATCCACCACTCATACAGCCGTAAGGGTTGTCCGTATGATAATGCGCCAATGGAATCCTTTCACGCTTCCCTCAAAAAGGAATGTGTTTATCCAGTGCCGGTCTTTGAAGATTATGAAACTGCCGCTGCCGTCCTCTTTGAATATGTGCATGCTTTCTACAATAGGAAGAGAATTCATAGTTCACTGGGCTACCAGACCCCCTTACAAGTTGAAATTGCAACACTTACGAGCCAAATGGCCGCCTGA
- a CDS encoding type II toxin-antitoxin system RelE/ParE family toxin yields MEYFGDTTKLTKILSNPRLRTKTFGRDRANRIGQRLSDFEEASTLDDISRLPPARLHPLHGDRENQFAVDVGPNWRMIFEGYNRYDELTTKTSKAVTIVILDYSPRYLGHEIASGRSESNVWSVANTD; encoded by the coding sequence ATGGAATATTTCGGTGACACTACTAAGTTAACAAAGATTCTTAGTAATCCCAGATTGCGGACCAAGACTTTCGGACGTGATCGAGCTAACCGCATTGGCCAAAGACTTTCTGATTTTGAGGAGGCTTCAACGCTAGATGATATTTCTCGTCTTCCTCCTGCCCGCTTACATCCGTTACATGGTGATCGCGAGAATCAATTCGCGGTTGACGTAGGTCCTAATTGGCGGATGATTTTTGAAGGTTATAATCGATATGACGAACTGACCACAAAAACATCAAAAGCAGTAACAATCGTAATCCTGGATTATTCACCTCGGTATTTGGGACATGAAATCGCATCTGGCCGGTCTGAAAGCAACGTTTGGAGCGTTGCGAATACTGACTGA
- a CDS encoding IS1380 family transposase, with protein MRLYAKVESIKTITKARLHTISTLTSLSLQCNTNVTVTADGGQLSNDAGLVLFQEFLHRINFRQLANQCLKLPDQRRFWKASMIDIFLEKLLLDVAGYLHDSSANDWQRDPVLAATLGSSRLVSQPSLSRFFKRLEDADLDDFRKLIWQVAALAFRLSGQSRFVLDIDSTHCDTFGNQERSAFNAHYMAYGYHPQVVFDQESGLLLDALMRPGNEYTGKEADKFVETTFSRLSALPQSTSVIIRGDSGFAAPKFYEMCDTHGVDFLVRLKANSKLGKLAETALVDCPPKYEESKCVYHEFKYQAASWGKARRVIVCSTHTADELVPWNHAFVVTSLASEAPETLFKTYRQRGNAENQIKELKCGFGFDKTDSSTFARNTARALITGIAYNLVQLFKQLFVSEDRRSTISSLRFSLFHIAGRITWHARRVVIHLASNYVYKNWFSRLMDEVHQLAT; from the coding sequence GTGCGCCTATATGCTAAGGTTGAGTCGATAAAAACCATCACGAAAGCGAGGCTTCACACCATCTCAACTTTAACCAGCTTATCCCTGCAATGCAATACCAATGTGACTGTGACCGCCGACGGCGGTCAACTTTCAAATGACGCCGGGCTCGTTTTGTTCCAAGAGTTTCTTCATCGTATCAACTTTAGGCAACTTGCCAATCAGTGCCTCAAGTTACCAGACCAACGACGATTCTGGAAGGCCTCGATGATCGACATCTTCTTGGAAAAATTGTTGCTCGACGTTGCCGGGTATTTACATGACAGTAGTGCCAATGACTGGCAACGTGATCCCGTACTGGCGGCCACCTTGGGTAGCTCTCGGCTAGTCTCACAGCCCTCACTTTCACGGTTTTTCAAGCGCCTTGAAGACGCCGACCTAGATGACTTTCGGAAGCTTATCTGGCAAGTAGCCGCCTTGGCTTTCCGTCTTAGTGGTCAATCCCGCTTCGTGCTGGATATAGACTCAACGCATTGTGATACTTTCGGTAATCAAGAACGGTCCGCCTTCAACGCTCACTATATGGCCTATGGATATCACCCTCAGGTTGTATTTGATCAAGAGTCCGGGTTGCTCTTAGACGCCTTGATGCGCCCTGGCAATGAGTACACCGGCAAGGAAGCCGATAAGTTCGTCGAGACAACTTTTTCGCGCCTATCGGCGCTCCCTCAAAGCACCAGCGTCATCATTCGAGGCGATTCGGGGTTTGCTGCGCCAAAATTTTACGAGATGTGCGACACACATGGCGTCGACTTTTTGGTTCGACTCAAGGCAAATTCAAAGCTTGGGAAGCTGGCAGAAACGGCCTTAGTGGATTGCCCTCCAAAATATGAAGAGAGCAAATGCGTCTACCACGAATTCAAGTATCAGGCCGCGTCATGGGGTAAAGCTCGCCGTGTTATCGTATGTTCTACTCATACGGCAGATGAGCTAGTTCCCTGGAACCACGCATTCGTAGTGACCAGCCTGGCCTCCGAGGCTCCAGAGACTTTGTTCAAGACCTATAGACAGCGGGGCAATGCTGAGAACCAAATTAAGGAGCTGAAATGCGGGTTTGGCTTTGACAAAACAGACAGCTCAACTTTTGCACGGAACACTGCACGAGCCTTGATCACCGGTATTGCCTATAACCTGGTTCAGCTCTTTAAACAGCTCTTTGTCTCGGAAGACCGTCGTTCAACCATCTCCTCGCTACGGTTCAGTCTCTTTCACATCGCCGGTAGGATTACTTGGCACGCCCGTCGTGTGGTGATTCATCTTGCTTCTAACTATGTTTACAAGAACTGGTTTAGTCGGCTCATGGACGAAGTCCATCAGTTGGCGACCTGA
- a CDS encoding helix-turn-helix transcriptional regulator: MLNRNNKIVPTDLAEFSAADTIEETLSFYHITQAEFARRIGISEKHLSQVLHRKAFISPTVALSIEEVTGIPAYMLLAKDTRYRLAHTNKPTPSDKTNDPDFLKQYDWAMA, from the coding sequence ATGTTGAATCGAAATAACAAAATTGTACCAACTGATCTTGCAGAATTTTCGGCAGCTGATACGATTGAAGAAACGCTTAGCTTCTACCACATTACTCAAGCTGAGTTTGCACGGCGTATCGGAATCTCCGAGAAGCATCTATCTCAAGTCCTTCATCGTAAAGCATTCATTTCGCCAACCGTAGCACTTTCGATTGAAGAAGTTACAGGGATCCCAGCTTATATGTTGCTTGCTAAAGACACACGCTACCGGTTGGCTCATACAAATAAGCCAACTCCAAGCGATAAGACCAATGATCCCGACTTTCTGAAGCAATACGATTGGGCGATGGCTTAA
- the relB gene encoding type II toxin-antitoxin system RelB family antitoxin produces MADTTVTSLRFKNDQYDKVKRLAEFNGVSVTMYMRQAVLERMEDEEDYKDAQANLAASHGETVSRSEILKRLGMDA; encoded by the coding sequence TTGGCAGACACAACTGTAACATCGCTACGTTTCAAAAATGACCAATATGACAAGGTTAAGCGCCTCGCTGAGTTTAACGGTGTATCCGTCACAATGTACATGCGTCAAGCCGTACTTGAACGCATGGAAGACGAAGAAGACTACAAAGACGCACAAGCCAACCTCGCCGCGAGTCACGGCGAAACTGTAAGCCGTTCTGAAATCCTTAAGCGTTTAGGCATGGACGCATGA
- a CDS encoding type II toxin-antitoxin system RelE family toxin, whose product MSKEYHWSFDKVAEKNFSKLDQQVQRRIVRWLDKHIEGYDNPRAWGKALEGDLGTLWRYRIGSYRVIADINDGKFEILVVKVAKRNDVYTNK is encoded by the coding sequence ATGAGCAAAGAATATCACTGGAGTTTTGATAAAGTTGCTGAAAAGAATTTCTCTAAGCTTGACCAACAGGTTCAACGACGAATCGTTCGGTGGTTGGACAAGCACATTGAAGGATACGATAATCCGCGCGCATGGGGAAAAGCCTTGGAAGGTGACTTAGGTACACTCTGGCGCTACCGAATCGGTAGCTACCGCGTGATTGCCGACATCAACGACGGAAAATTTGAGATTTTGGTTGTTAAAGTTGCGAAACGAAACGACGTGTACACTAACAAATAG
- a CDS encoding type II toxin-antitoxin system RelE/ParE family toxin: protein MEMPKFRPYKRPNGHMEFIEFLDSLPLKERAKLQLAIHTTEELGLQEAVQRLLVKKLTTNLYELRSRQGKTYQRGLYFHVSGSDYVITHGFSKKTNKTPQREIDHSIDLRAEFYQTYKEEDDK from the coding sequence ATGGAAATGCCCAAATTTAGACCTTACAAGCGGCCGAACGGCCACATGGAATTCATTGAATTTCTCGACTCGCTACCACTCAAGGAACGAGCAAAATTACAGTTAGCCATCCATACTACGGAAGAACTCGGTTTACAAGAAGCAGTTCAACGGTTGCTGGTCAAGAAGCTCACAACCAATTTATATGAGTTACGCTCACGACAAGGAAAAACTTATCAGCGCGGTTTATATTTTCACGTATCTGGCAGTGATTATGTCATCACCCATGGCTTCTCCAAGAAGACAAACAAGACGCCACAGCGAGAAATTGATCATTCAATCGACCTACGAGCTGAGTTCTATCAAACCTACAAGGAGGAAGACGACAAATGA
- a CDS encoding helix-turn-helix transcriptional regulator, with product MSKDLHEFTMEHTGDLDAYFAEMMKDSSYREVYNEEKNKMASAMALLEAREEAGLSQQKLADKSGVPKTTIVRIENGNNTSIDTLTKLANALGRPLKLTIGPASIA from the coding sequence ATGAGTAAAGACCTGCACGAATTCACAATGGAACACACCGGTGATCTCGACGCCTACTTCGCGGAAATGATGAAAGATTCCTCATACCGTGAAGTCTACAATGAAGAAAAAAACAAAATGGCAAGTGCAATGGCTCTGCTTGAAGCGCGCGAGGAAGCAGGTTTGTCCCAGCAGAAGCTGGCGGACAAGTCAGGTGTACCTAAGACGACGATTGTTCGTATTGAAAATGGTAACAACACTTCCATCGATACGTTGACTAAACTTGCAAATGCGCTGGGTCGCCCACTCAAATTGACGATTGGACCGGCGAGCATTGCATAG
- a CDS encoding IS1380 family transposase → MRLYAKVESTKTITKARLHTISTLTSLSLQCNTNVTVTADGGQLSNDAGLVLFQEFLHRINFRQLANQCLKLPDQRRFWKASMIDIFLEKLLLDVAGYLHDSSANDWQRDPVLAATLGSSRLVSQPSLSRFFKRLEDADLDDFRKLIWQVAALAFRLSGQSRFVLDIDSTHCDTFGNQERSAFNAHYMAYGYHPQVVFDQESGLLLDALMRPGNEYTGKEADKFVETTFSRLSALPQSTSVIIRGDSGFAAPKFYEMCDTHGVDFLVRLKANSKLGKLAETALVDCPPKYEESKCVYHEFKYQAASWGKARRVIVCSTHTADELVPWNHAFVVTSLASEAPETLFKTYRQRGNAENQIKELKCGFGFDKTDSSTFARNTARALITGIAYNLVQLFKQLFVSEDRRSTISSLRFSLFHIAGRITWHARRVVIHLASNYVYKNWFSRLMDEVHQLAT, encoded by the coding sequence GTGCGCCTATATGCTAAGGTTGAGTCAACGAAAACCATCACGAAAGCGAGGCTTCACACCATCTCAACTTTAACCAGCTTATCCCTGCAATGCAATACCAATGTGACTGTGACCGCCGACGGCGGTCAACTTTCAAATGACGCCGGGCTCGTTTTGTTCCAAGAGTTTCTTCATCGTATCAACTTTAGGCAACTTGCCAATCAGTGCCTCAAGTTACCAGACCAACGACGATTCTGGAAGGCCTCGATGATCGACATCTTCTTGGAAAAATTGTTGCTCGACGTTGCCGGGTATTTACATGACAGTAGTGCCAATGACTGGCAACGTGATCCCGTACTGGCGGCCACCTTGGGTAGCTCTCGGCTAGTCTCACAGCCCTCACTTTCACGGTTTTTCAAGCGCCTTGAAGACGCCGACCTAGATGACTTTCGGAAGCTTATCTGGCAAGTAGCCGCCTTGGCTTTCCGTCTTAGTGGTCAATCCCGCTTCGTGCTGGATATAGACTCAACGCATTGTGATACTTTCGGTAATCAAGAACGGTCCGCCTTCAACGCTCACTATATGGCCTATGGATATCACCCTCAGGTTGTATTTGATCAAGAGTCCGGGTTGCTCTTAGACGCCTTGATGCGCCCTGGCAATGAGTACACCGGCAAGGAAGCCGATAAGTTCGTCGAGACAACTTTTTCGCGCCTATCGGCGCTCCCTCAAAGCACCAGCGTCATCATTCGAGGCGATTCGGGGTTTGCTGCGCCAAAATTTTACGAGATGTGCGACACACATGGCGTCGACTTTTTGGTTCGACTCAAGGCAAATTCAAAGCTTGGGAAGCTGGCAGAAACGGCCTTAGTGGATTGCCCTCCAAAATATGAAGAGAGCAAATGCGTCTACCACGAATTCAAGTATCAGGCCGCGTCATGGGGTAAAGCTCGCCGTGTTATCGTATGTTCTACTCATACGGCAGATGAGCTAGTTCCCTGGAACCACGCATTCGTAGTGACCAGCCTGGCCTCCGAGGCTCCAGAGACTTTGTTCAAGACCTATAGACAGCGGGGCAATGCTGAGAACCAAATTAAGGAGCTGAAATGCGGGTTTGGCTTTGACAAAACAGACAGCTCAACTTTTGCACGGAACACTGCACGAGCCTTGATCACCGGTATTGCCTATAACCTGGTTCAGCTCTTTAAACAGCTCTTTGTCTCGGAAGACCGTCGTTCAACCATCTCCTCGCTACGGTTCAGTCTCTTTCACATCGCCGGTAGGATTACTTGGCACGCCCGTCGTGTGGTGATTCATCTTGCTTCTAACTATGTTTACAAGAACTGGTTTAGTCGGCTCATGGACGAAGTCCATCAGTTGGCGACCTGA